The genomic region tgttataccatgagtttttacttctatatgtaaactgcatggaatatacttgtattcaatgtgaatacactgttataccatgagtttttacttctatatgtaaactgcatgggaatatacttgtattcaatgtgaatacactgttataccatgagtttttacttctatatgtaaacagcatggaatatacttgtattcaatgtgaatacactgttatactatgagtttttacttctatatgtaaacagcatcaaatatacttgtattcaatgtgaatacactgttataccatgagtttttacttctatatgtaaactgcatgggatatacttgtattcaatgtgaatacactgttataccatgagtttttacttctatatgtaaactgcatggaatatacttgtattcaatgtgaatacactgttataccatgagtttttacttctatatgtaaactgcatggaatatacttgtattcaatgtgaatacactgttatactatgagttttaattctatatgtaaacagcatcaaatatacttgtattcaatgtgaatacactgttataccatgagtttttacatctatatgtaaacagcatcaaatatacttgtattcaatgtgaatacactgttataccatgagtttttacttctatatgtaaacagcatcaaatatacctgtattcaatgtgaatacactgttataccatgagtttttacttctatatgtaaactgcatggaatatacttgtattcaatgtgaatacactgttataccatgagtttttacttctatatgtaaactgcatggaatatacttgtattcaatgtgaatacactgttataccatgagtttttacttctatatgtaaactgcatggaatatacttgtattcaatgtgaatacactgttataccatgagtttttacttctatatgtaaactgcatcaaatatacttgtattcaatgtgaatacactgttataccatgagtttttacttctatatgtaaactgcatggaatatacttgtattcaatgtgaatacactgttatactatgagtttttacttctatatgtaaactgcatggaatatacttgtattcaatgtgaatacactgttataccatgagtttttacatctatatgtaaacagcatcaaatatacttgtattcaatgtgaatacactgttataccatgagtttttacttctatatgtaaattgcatggaatatacttgtattcaatgtgaatacactgttataccatgagtttttacttctatatgtaaactgcatggaatatacttgtattcaatgtgaatacactgttataccatgagtttttacttctatatgtaaactgcatggaatatacttgtattcaatgtgaatacactgttataccatgagtttttccttctatatgtaaactgcatggaatatacttgtattcaatgtgaatacactgttataccatgagtttttacttctatatgtaaactgcatggaatatacttgtattcaatgtgaatacactgtaatatcatgagtttttacttctaaattaaactgcatggaatatacttgtattcaatgtgaatacactgttataccatgagtttttacttctatatgtaaactgcatggaatatacttgtattcaatgtgaatacacggttataccacaagtttttacttctatatgtaaactgcatcaaatatacttgtattcaatgtgaatacactgttaaaccatgagtttttacttctatatgtatactgcatcaaatatacttgtattcaatgtgaatacactgttataccataagtttttattctatatgtaaactgctttgaatatacttgtattcaatgtgaatacagtgttataccatgagtttttacttctatatgttaacagcatcaaatatacttgtattcaatgtgaatacactgttataccatgatttttttttatatgtaaactgcatggaatatacttgtattcaatgtgaatacactgttataccatgagtttttacttctatatgtaaactgcatggaatatacttgtattcaatgtgaatacactgttataccatgagtttttacttctatatgtaaactgcatggaatatacttgtattcaatgtgaatacactgttatactatgagtttttacttctatatgtaaacagcatcaaatatacttgtattcaatgtgaatacactgttataccatgagtttttacttctatatgtaaactgcatggaatatacatgtattcaatgtgaatacactgttataccatgagtttttacttctatatgtaaactgcatggaatatacttgtattcaatgtgaatacactgttataccatgagtttttacttctatatgtaaactgcatggaatatacttgtattcaatgtgaatacactgttataccatgagtttttacatctatatgtaaacagcatcaaatatacttgtattcaatgtgaatacactgttataccatgagtttttacttctatatgtaaacagcatcaaatatacttgtattcaatgtgaatacactgttttattatgagtttttacttcaacatgtaaacagcatcaaatatacttgtattcaatgtgaatacactgttataccatgagttttttcttctatatgtaaacagcaacaaatatacttgtattcaatgtgaataaactgttatgccatgagtttttacttctatatgtaaactgcatcaaatatacttgtattcaatgtgaatacactgttataccatgagtttttacttctatatgtaaactgcatggaatatacttgtattcaatgtgaatacactgttataccatgagtttttacttctatatgtaaactgcatggaatatacttgtattcaatgtgaatacactgttataccatgagtttttacttctatatgtaaactgcgtggaatatacatgtattcaatgtgaatacactgttataccatgagtttttacttctatatgtaaactgcatggaatatacttgtattcaatgtgaatacactgttataccatgagtttttacttctatatgtaaactgcgtggaatatacatgtattcaatgtgaatacactgttataccatgagtttttacttctatatgtaaactgcatggaatatacttgtattcaatgtgaatacactgttataccatgagtttttacttctatatgtaaactgcatggaatatacttgtattcaatgtgaatacactgtaatatcatgagtttttacttctaaattaaactgcatggaatatacttgtattcaatgtgaatacactgttataccatgagtttttacttctatatgtaaactgcatggaatatacttgtattcaatgtgaatacacggttataccacaagtttttacttctatatgtaaactgcatcaaatatacttgtattcaatgtgaatacactgttaaaccatgagtttttacttctatatgtatactgcatcaaatatacttgtattcaatgtgaatacactgttataccataagtttttattctatatgtaagctgctttgaatatacttgtattcaatgtgaatacagtgttataccatgagtttttacttctatatgttaacagcatcaaatatacttgtattcaatgtgaatacactgttataccatgatttttttttatatgtaaactgcatggaatatacttgtattcaatgtgaatacactgttataccatgagtttttacttctatatgtaaactgcatggaatatacttgtattcaatgtgaatacactgttataccatgagtttttacttctatatgtaaactgcatggaatatacttgtattcaatgtgaatacactgttatactatgagtttttacttctatatgtaaacagcatcaaatatacttgtattcaatgtgaatacactgttataccatgagtttttacttctatatgtaaactgcatggaatatacatgtattcaatgtgaatacactgttataccatgagtttttacttctatatgtaaactgcatggaatatacttgtattcaatgtgaatacactgttataccatgagtttttacttctatatgtaaactgcatggaatatacttgtattcaatgtgaatacactgttataccatgagtttttacatctatatgtaaacagcatcaaatatacttgtattcaatgtgaatacactgttataccatgagtttttacttctatatgtaaacagcatcaaatatacttgtattcaatgtgaatacactgttttattatgagtttttacttcaacatgtaaacagcatcaaatatacttgtattcaatgtgaatacactgttataccatgagttttttcttctatatgtaaacagcaacaaatatacttgtattcaatgtgaataaactgttatgccatgagtttttacttctatatgtaaactgcatcaaatatacttgtattcaatgtgaatacactgttataccatgagtttttacttctatatgtaaactgcatggaatatacttgtattcaatgtgaatacactgttataccatgagtttttacttctatatgtaaactgcatggaatatacttgtattcaatgtgaatacactgttataccatgagtttttacttctatatgtaaactgcgtggaatatacatgtattcaatgtgaatacactgttataccatgagtttttacttctatatgtaaactgcatggaatatacttgtattcaatgtgaatacactgttataccatgagtttttacttctatatgtaaactgcatgggatatacttgtattcaatgtgaatacactgttataccatgagtttttacttctatatgtaaacagcatggaatatacttgtattcaatgtgaatacactgttatactatgagtttttacttctatatgtaaacagcatcaaatatacttgtattcaatgtgaatacactgttataccatgagtttttacttctatatgtaaactgcatggaatatacttgtattcaatgtgaatacactgttataccatgagtttttacttctatatgtaaactgcatggaatatacttgtattcaatgtgaatacactgttataccatgagtttttacttctatatgtaaactgcatggaatatacttgtattcaatgtgaatacactgttatactatgagttttaattctatatgtaaacagcatggaatatacttgtattcaatgtgaatacactgttataccatgagtttttacttctatatgtaaacaacatggaatatacttgtattcaatgtgaatacactgttatactatgagtttttacttctatatgtaaacagcatcaaatatacttgtattcaatgtgaatacactgttataccatgagtttttacttctatatgtaaacagcatcaaatatacttgtattcaatgtgaatacactgttataccatgagtttttacttctatatgtatactgcatcaaatatacttgtattcaatgtgaatacactgttataccatgagtttttacttctatatgtaaactatggaatatacttgtattcaatgtgaatacactattataccatgagtttttacttctatatgtaaacagcatcaaatatacctgtattcaatgtgaatacactgttataccatgagtttttacttctatatgtaaactgcatggaatatacttgtattcaatgtgaatacactgttataccatgagtttttacttctatatgtaaacagcatcaaataaacttgtattcaatgtgaatacactgttatgccatgagtttttacttctatatgtaaactgcatcaaatatacttgtattcaatgtgaatacactgttataccatgagtttttacttctatatgtaaactgcatggaatatacttgtattcaatgtgaatacactattataccatgagtttttacttctatatgtaaactgcatggaatatacttgtattcaatgtgaatacactgttataccataagtttttacttctatatgtatactgcatcaaatatacttgtattcaatgtgaatacactgttataccatgagtttttacttctatatgtaaactgcttggaatatacttgtattcaatgtgaatacactgttataccatgagtttttacttctatatggtaacagcatcaaatatacttgtattcaatgtgaatacactgttataccatgagtttttacttctatatgtaaattgcatggaatatacttgtattcaatgtgaatacactgttataccatgagtttttacttctatatgtaaactgcatggaatatacttgtattcaatgtgaatacactgttataccatgagtttttacttctatatgtaaactgcatggaatatacttgtattcaatgtgaatacactgttataccatgagtttttacttctatatgtaaacatcatcaaatatacttgtattcaatgtgaatacactgttataccatgagtttttacttctatatgtaaattgcatggaatatacttgtattcaatgtgaatacactgttataccatgagtttttacttctatatgtaaactgcatggaatatacttgtattcaatgtgaatacacggttataccatgagtttttacttctatatgtaaactacatcaaatatacttgtattcaatgtgaatacactgttataccatgagtttttacttctatatgtaaactgcatggaatatacttgtattcaatgtgaatacactgttataccatgagtttttacttctatatgtaaactgcatggaatatacttgtattcaatgtgaatacactgttataccatgagtttttacttctatatgtaaactgcatggaatatacttgtattcaatgtgaatacactgttatactatgagttttaattctatatgtaaacagcatcaaatatacttgtattcaatgtgaatacactgttataccatgagtttttacatctatatgtaaacagcatcaaatatacttgtattcaatgtgaatacactgttataccatgagtttttacttctatatgtaaacagcatcaaatatacttgtattcaatgtgaatacactgttataccatgagtttttacatctatatgtaaacagcatcaaatatacttgtattcaatgtgaatacactgttataccatgagtttttacttctatatgtaaacagcatcaaatatacttgtattcaatgtgaatacactgttataccatgagtttttacttctatatgtatactgcatcaaatatacttgtattcaatgtgaatacactgttataccatgagtttttacttctatatgtaaactgcatggaatatacttgtattcaatgtgaatacactgttataccatgagtttttacttctatatgtaaacagcatcaaatatacctgtattcaatgtgaatacactgttataccatgagtttttacttctatatgtaaactgcatggaatatacttgtattcaatgtgaatacattgttataccatgagtttttacttctatatgtaaacagcatcaaatatacttgtattcaatgtgaatacactgttatgccatgagtttttacttctatatgtaaactgcatcaaatatacttgtattcaatgtgaatacactgtgtaacgaaggcctacaaatatatttactcaacatgcccaaattttatgatcttatgttactccctttttcatttatgatatccacctttCTTCTTATGTTAACGTCTACAATTGCAACATATTTACATGTTTTACTCCctgaaacgttgtttgtcaattcggagatgaagtcatcaacgcttttagctgacctcgatgaacacctgcaactgatgcgcatatcgattgccggagaaataggaccccgacaaataggacccggagatATAGGACCCAAAAATAAGCCATGGAGAAATAGGccccggtgaaataggacccctttttcaaactttctttatagggtcctatttctccgctagatgggtcctatttctccccTCCGTAGGTCCTATCCGGCTTCGTACAGGCACGGGTTATATAGTTTTCAGCCGACAGAACAGCGTTGGCGTTTATGCATACATTGAAAcagccaaaaaaattttgttttaactctgattttttattttcttgcatTAATGCATTGTATATGAAGTGATTTATACAGCTCATTTTatgaaaaattgattaatTACTGTAAGAATTTTAATCTCAGTTGTATGTGTTTCAAAGTATGTATTCTATATTTCAAATAATATCAAACTAATCCAGTTCTATGGTTGAACTTACATCAACTGTCgagctgatttcgattgttttcatttccttgtcacaataaaaatatattaatatatatatttaaaataaattttaatttcaatatCTACCTGTAAAAGGGTTGTCGGCCTTTTAATTTGCTCTGGTGGTTGTTCTTCACTAGTGTTAGACATCTTCCTTATTGATTTATGAATGGAGTAATACATTTAGAAATTAATTTATGATGTTGAATAGGAAGGGTTTCGTTATATAAAGGTTTCGCGGGTATTTAAGTAATTCAGTTaattataagaaaaaaataagtttgGCAACGCTGGAGTGGAAACAACGCCAGATAACGCCCGGCAGACGCCCATTTTTATCAGTGAAGTTCTAGAATCAAGTGTGTCATGTCCCGTTATTTTTATTAGGTAAAATATattaggatttttgttttaagttgATTTCTAACTCAGTTTTACCGCCATATTTTTGTATCTTTTAGCTAGGGCAATAGCATCAGCAGTATGGACCATAGTTTTGCAATTGCCACTGGTCCATGGTGTAAAGTGATTGTTCAGTGGATACCAAGGACTTtggaattctttttcattgttaCTCCACTATGGATCCCTCTTAAGGTAATGAAACAATTGTAATTTTTGAACtgacaaataaaaaactactttgaGATTTGTGAAAATTTCTATCAGCAGTCTCCAGTGATATCGGTCCTGATACCGTAATTTACCAGCTCTTTACcaggtattcacattgcaataatttttgtttttcataacTAAATATGTTGAAatttaaacagaaaaaatgtaaatgagGCCTACATTCTACAATTAAATGATGTTTCATTACTAGAACAGTCAAATTATAACAAAAGTCTTCCAACTAAAATATTTGCACATGGTTGGGGTGGTTTTCCAGACCAAGGATATTCGTCTAAAGATGGTGAGCCTTAACTAAAGCAAAGTGGGACAAATAATATCAGTTGCCAGCAAAAGGATGACTTGAGTACAAACTTTTCTTATTCTAAAACCATAATATATTGGCAGAATACCTACTCCAGGAGGACTGTAATTTTATATCGGTGGACTGGTCTGTTCTAGCTGAAGGTGACCATGTAACTGTTTCTTTAATCAATGTACCTATAGCTGGAGCTGCAACTGGGGCATTTGTGGATTTTCTCATTGGTCAAGGAACACCACTCTCAGCTTTCCACTTGATTGGATTCAGCATGGGGGTTAATATATTTGCAACTTGAATAAGGAAAGTCTAGCACAGGAaacttcaaaaaataaatttttccaCTTGATTCAATTGATAATCGGCTAGATACAACAGACGCTTTTTTCGTCGACATCATTCATATCTACGTCGCCTTCGTGAATATGACTGGACATGCAGATTTCTATCCGAATGGTGGTCTAATTCAAGCTGGATGTCCAGTACCTGACCTTGGTATaacaattaatattttttactGATATTGTCCAACCAATATACAATTTGTATTGGAAGATTTCACtttatatttatgtattttcAAATGTTACAGAATGTTGCAATCACTGTCGCGTCGTGGACCTTTATGCGGAATCCATCAACAGCCCCTTAGGCTTCAATGCATTTCAGTGCGATTCGTGGGAAAATTACCAAAATGGAGATTGCCAAGAAAACGTCAATACGTTGATGGGCGAACCAGTTTCAATAAAGTAAGTAGCTCTAGATTATCTTGTTCGTGGTTGCTATCACGTTCACCTAACTTGTAGCTACTGTTATTCGGTATAAAATAATCGCCCTCATCACGTTAATTGAAGTGTCCTAGGATCGTTCTTTTTAGCAACAAACAGGGAATCGCCGTTTGCCCAAGGATGACTTTTAAACTTGGCTGAAAACGTCTCACCTCCAATGATTTATCGACTGAAGTAGCTAGAATGTTATACAAGTCCACAATAATACCTTTACTCAGCAGCATGAAAGATGAAATCCCCGCATGCCAGTTGCCAGGCAATATTCAAGGAGTCCAAGTGTTACAGCAACAACAGGTAATCGTAAACAAATGcaattatttaagaaaataattgAATAATGATAGCTACAGGTGTAGGCGCTGTAACTGCTGGAGGTGTTAGCTACCTCCAATGGATGGTAAGCAACCCACCCGAAGATTGATATGACGACGATGCGGTTAACACTAAACATCTATCAACACATACTTCATCTTCCTCGGCACTTGGGGTGAGTATTTAATGTTAACGCCAGATGTTCGTCTTCCCGTGCGTGGTCAAAGGCCCGACGGGTTGGCCGAAGGCCCCAACACCCCTGACAAAATCCTTACCTAAGTCCACCTTTTACCTAACCCCGTGAGTTTAACCCATATTCAAGAGGCGAGCATCTGGCCTAACATATTATATATTTCATAGTataagtttttgtttattttaaatgttatttttttttctaagttttgtAATATGATTAATCAAGTACAAAGTAAAGTTAAGAgtaaattaatattattagaaaAAAGGGTAATTACATTACGCaccatttaaaaagaaaaataaaaaaatttattagataattagataaaaaaattttaaattgaatatttGTCATGTGTGAATATTGTCAAATGAATAACGTAAAACGTAAAATTTTCTGTGTCACTGTAGCTTTGCATGGGTCTTTTGCTGAGCGCGAACTACAGCGCCAAGTAAAAAGTTTTCCGCTTACTTTTTTCTTGGTAAAGCAATAACCTAATAAataataatcgaaattaataaaaaaaaaaccaaaaaaaaaaattatgtaccTAATCCATTGGTCAATTTCACTTTGCCCTTGTTGGAACCTTCCTTGTGAATCTTGTAGTTGGGAATAGTTGGCTCCTCGAAAGAAGATtgctaaaaaaagaattaaaaataaataagtttttttatgaagaaaaaaagttgtttttttacaaattaaaaaagttAACAATTAGAATTCATCCATACCTCAAGTATTGATTCACAGGGTTCCACGGGAGGTTCATGCCGGATTCCATCGCTCTCGTTTTCTCGCCTGACGATAGTTGGAAGATCTGTGGGAGAAATCAGGATTGGTGGATCAGCAATGCGGGGttggccttttctttttcggcgGGGTGGAGCGACCGGCGGAGTACCAGAAGGAGACCTAAGGATAGTAGTGAGAAGAAAAATAGGTGACATTAAAATATCGATAGGAGAAAGTAAACGAGGCGGTGTAGTGCGAGGAGAAGAGTGTGA from Daphnia magna isolate NIES unplaced genomic scaffold, ASM2063170v1.1 Dm_contigs449, whole genome shotgun sequence harbors:
- the LOC116917414 gene encoding uncharacterized protein LOC116917414, coding for MVIVFAFLSRSYLAHTMAPSTDRCSRCDFVVSSKKQFCLCLRCKVPIHRACCGVNFPRGVSPTWKEFSIAYKCSTCIGVPVPVPVAAAVPDAVAVAVAVAVAVPDAVAVPVAVADAVPVADAEVAGRPKRKLKRREIFDPSHVAKRRKDVHFIENEFPSHSSPRTTPPRLLSPIDILMSPIFLLTTILRSPSGTPPVAPPRRKRKGQPRIADPPILISPTDLPTIVRRENESDGIRHEPPVEPCESILEQSSFEEPTIPNYKIHKEGSNKGKVKLTNGLGYCFTKKKVSGKLFTWRCSSRSAKDPCKATVTQKILRFTLFI